TCGCCGCCCTCGCCCGAGGGCGCGACCATGTCGTAGCCGTCCGAGGTCGCGCCATAGCCCGTGACCTCCGCGTAAATCTTGGCCCCGCGCGCCTTGGCGTGCTCCAGCTCCTCCAGCACGACCGTGCCGCCGCCGCCGGCGATCACGAAGCCGTCGCGCGTGGCGTCGAACGGGCGCGAGGCGGTCTCGGGCGTGTCGTTGTATTTCGACGACATCGCGTTCATCGCGTCGAACAGGCACGACAGCGTCCAGTCCACCTCTTCGCCGCCGCCGGCGAAGATGATGTCCTGCTTGCCCATCTGGATCAGTTCGGCGGCGTTGCCGATGCAATGCGCCGAGGTCGAGCAGGCCGAGGTGATCGAGTAGTTCACCCCCTTGATCCTGAACGGCGTCGCCAGGCAGGCCGAGTTCGTCGAGGACATGCAGCGCGTCACCATGAACGGGCCCATCCGTTTCGGGCTGCCCTTTTCCTTGACGATCTGGTGCGCGGTGAAGAAGTTCGAGGTCGACGGCCCGCCCGAACCCATGATCAGCCCGGTGCGGGGGTTCGAGACGTCCGCCTCTTCCAGCCCCGAGTCGGCGATGGCCTGGTCCATCGCGATGTAGTTGTAGGCCGCCCCCGATCCCATGAAGCGCAACTGGCGCTTGTCGATCAGCGCCTCCAGGTCGATCTGCGGAATGCCCGCGACCTGGCTGCGGAACCCGTTCTCGGCATAGTTCTCCTCGAAACGGATGCCGGACCGGCCGGCGCGCAGGGACGCTTCGACTTCGGCGACGGTGTTTCCGATGGGCGAGACGATGCCCAGCCCCGTGATGACGACCCGGCGCATGGCGTTCTCCTTTCCCTCTGACTCAGCTTTCCGACAGGGCGACCTTCATGTCGCGCACCTGGTAGATGGTTTCGCCGTCGGCCTCGACCCGGCCATCGGCCACCCCCATGGTCAGGCGGCGCGTCTGCACGGCCTTGGTGAAATCCACGTAATAGGTCAGCATCTTGCGATCCGGCCGCACCATGCCCGTCAGCTTCACCTCGCCCACGCCCAGGGCATAGCCGCGCCCCGGCCAGCCGCGCCAGCCCAGGTTGAAGCCGCTCAGTTGCCACAGCCCGTCGAGGCCGAGACAGCCCGGCATGATCGGGTTGCCGGGAAAGTGGCACTGGAAGAACCACAGGTCCGGGTGGATGTCGAACTCGGCCACGACATGGCCCTTGCCATGCGGCCCGCCATCGCCCGAGATGTCGGTGATGCGGTCCACCATCAGCATCGGCGGCTCGGGCAGCTGCGCGTTGCCGGGGCCGAACAGCTCGCCCCGCGCGCATTGCAGAAGCGCTTCCTTGTCGAAGCTGGTGGGATAGTCGGTCATGCGGGCTCTGCCCCCTGGATACGGCGGTTTTCGCGTCACGCCCCCTGTAGCACCGGCCCTCGGAGAGTGGCAATAGCGCCAGCATGCCGCGCCAAACGGCCGCTGGCAGTTCGGAATCATTTGAATTCTCAACGCGCGGGGCGCATATAAGGGGCGTTATGGTACATCTGAACGAGCATCCCACGCACCCCGACGCGATCCAACGCAGCAGCCACTGGTTGTCCAGGGCCGGTCTGCGTCCCACGCGCCAACGTGTCAGCCTCGCCGCCCTGTTGATCGGCGACGGGCAGAACCGGCACGTCACGGCCGAGAGCCTTTACGCCGCGTCCTGCGGGACCGGCGAGAAAGTGTCGCTCGCGACCGTCTACAACACGCTCCGGGCCTTCTGCGAGGCGGGCCTGATGCAGGAAGTCGTGGTCGACGGCACGAAAAGCTATTTCGACACCCGCGTCGACGACCACCCGCATTTCTTCTGGGAGGACGAAGGCCGCCTGACCGACGCCCCCTCCGGAGAAATGGAGATCGCCCGCCTGCCCGAACCGCCCGCGGGGTCCGAGATTTCCAAGGTCGACGTGGTCATCCGGCTTCGCCGGGTCTGACGGCCCGTCACCGGGGGCGGAACGCCGCGATCGCCACGACCGCGATGACCGCCCCCGCCGCGTTGAACACCAGGTCCAGCGCCGTGTTGTAATACCCCCCGACATTCGTGTCGGGAAAGGCCAGCACGGCGATGAATTCCACGATCTCGTTCAGCGCCCCCAGCCCCATCGCCCCGAAGGCCGGGTAGGCCAGCGCCGTCCAGCTGCCCCGCGTCGCCGGGTAGTGGCGGGTCATCAGGTGCCAGAGCAGCCAGGCCGTCACCCCGAACCCGTAGGCATGCACGACCTGGTCGTATTTCAGGACGGTCATCTCGCCGGTGCCGACCAGCGGCCAGATCACCCAGTTGTAGAGCACGCTTTCGCCCACCGGCACGCCGCCGCCGGCCATGTGCGCCAGCCCCCACAGGCTCAGCGCCCACAGCAGCGCCGGCGGCAACTCCGCCCGCCGGAGGCCGAGCCCGATCAGCCCGATCACCGCCAGCATGGTCAGCACGTACCAGATGAACTCGACGTTGCCCTGGGCGAAGAACCACGCCGCGAAGCCCGCGATATAGGCCAGCGTGAAGCCGAGCACCGCCCATTCGGCGGGTTTGACGTTCAGAACCATTGGCCGGGCTCCATCAGGCCGAGATCGAGAAGCTGCCGCGAGGACCATTCGAACGGCACCGAGCCGCGCCACTTGAAATCGGCGATGTCGAAGGTCGAGCCGGCATTGGTCTTGAGCGCCTTGGCCGCCCGGAACGAACAGATCGCCGCCGTCAGGTTGTGATGCCAGGGGCAGGCATAGGTGTTCATCTCCTCGTCGTCGAAGACATGCCCCTCCAGCATCCTCAGCCCCCGTTTCGCGCGGAACAGCGCGATCCGGTCGATCCGGCGGCGGTCCCTGGGCACATGCTCCTCGAACCGCCACCGAAGCCCGCCGTGGAAATCCAGCTGCCGCTCCCGGGGATGCCCGGTCGCCGGGTCGGGCCGGGCGAGCGCGTAATAGCCGGTCCGGTCGATCATCGCCGTCTCGCGCGAGACCGCGTCGGGGAACCGGCCGAGATCGGCGGCGTAGAGGTCGACGACATAGGCCAGCATCGCCTCGCGGCGTTCCTCGGCGTGGAAGGCCAGCATCTCGCCCACGCTGCGCGTCTCGCAGAACGGGTAGAACAGGTATTCGGCGTTGTAGCAGGTATAGAGCCAGACCCCCGGCGCCGCCCCGATCACCGCGTTCACCGCCGCCGTCACCGCGCCCTCGGCGCGGGTGTCCCAGTCCACCCGGTGCACCAGTTCGGCGGCTTCCCCGGCCAGCGCCAGCGCCTCGGGCGCGAACAGCACGATCGCCCGGAAGCCCAGCCCGGCATGGTGGCGGATCGTGCTCTCGACCTCCACCTCGTCCTCGGCGAAGATCAGCGCCACGGGACCGGCCGCCAGCGCCCCGCGCCCGCGTTTCACGAAATCGGCGAGGCCCTCGTAGCGCTCGGCCGCCATGCCCTTGTTCCTTCTGCGCCCCGTCCGAACCGTCCGAACCGTCCGAACCGTCCGACAATCGCCGCGCGGATGCAAGCGTTGCGGGCGGGCCCGCCTTTCGTGTAGGAGAGCGGGTCAGGATCCGGGAAACGCGCCATGACCACGCCGAAAAAGCTCTACGTCAAAACCTATGGCTGTCAGATGAACGTCTATGACAGCGAACGCATGGCCGAGGCGCTGGGCGCGTCGGGCTACGTCACGACCGACACGCCCGAAGCCGCCGACATGATCCTGCTCAACACCTGCCACATCCGCGAGAAGGCCGCCGAAAAGGTCTATTCCGAACTCGGCCGGCTCAAGGGGCTGAAATCCGCGAACCCCGATCTGAAGATCGGCGTGGCGGGCTGCGTCGCCCAGGCCGAGGGCGCGGAAATCCTGCGCCGCCAGCCGCTGGTCGACCTGGTGGTCGGCCCGCAAAGCTACCACCGCCTGCCCGAGATGGAGGCGAAGGCGCGGTCGGGCGAAAAGGCGCTGGATACCGATTTCCCCGAAGAGGACAAGTTCGACCGGCTGGGCGGGCGGCGGAAAGCGCCCCGCGGCCCGACCGCGTTCCTGACGGTGCAGGAGGGCTGCGACAAGTTCTGCGCCTTCTGCGTCGTGCCCTATACCCGCGGCGCCGAGGTCTCGCGCCCCGCGTCCCGCATCCTCGACGAGGCGCGCGATCTGGTGGACCGCGGCGTGCGCGAGATCACGCTCCTGGGCCAGAACGTCAACGCCTATCACGGGGACGGGCCGGACGGCACCTGGGGCCTTGCCCGGCTGATCCGGGAACTGGCGAAGATCGACGGGCTGGACCGGCTGCGCTACACCACCTCGCACCCCAACGACATGGAGGACGACCTGATCGCCGCCCATGGCGATTGCCCGGAGCTGATGCCCTACCTGCACCTGCCGGTGCAGTCGGGCAGCGACCGCATCCTCAAGGCGATGAACCGCAAGCACACGGCGGATCAGTATCTGCGCCTGATCGAACGCATCCGCGCCGCGCGCCCCGACATCCTGTTGTCCGGCGATTTCATCGTCGGCTTTCCGGGCGAGACCGCGGAGGATTTCGAGGCCACGATGGCGCTGGTCCGCGCGGTCGGTTACGGGCAGTGCTATTCCTTCAAGTATTCGCCCCGCCCCGGCACCCCCGCGGCCGAGCGCGACCAGCTTGCCGAGGACGTGAAATCCGACCGCCTCGCCCGCCTGCAGGCGCTGCTCAACGCCCAGCAGGAGGCCGCCCAGCAGGCGATGGTCGGCCGCAGCGTCGGCGTGCTGTTCGAAAAGCCGGGCCGGATGCCGGGCCAGCTCGTGGGCAAGTCCGACCACCTGCAGGCGGTCCATGTCGAGGCGCCCGAGGAGTGGCTCGGCCGCATCGCGCGCGTCGAGATCACGGCGGCCGCGCCCAACTCGCTCGCCGGCCGGCTGGCGGGCTGAGGGGCAGGGCGGGGGCCCCGCGCCCGCGGCGTCACCCCGATCGACCGGGCCGCGGCGCCGGTGCCCGGACCTGCGATGCGGACGGGGAGGGGGCGCGCGCCGGGGATCGGCGGCGCCCGTCTGCCCGACGAAAGTCCGATGAAAGTCCGATGGAATTCCGATGCAATTCCGATTGCACACAAGACGGGCAAACGACCCGCCCACGGCGCCCGCGCCGGGCCCCGCCGACGGCCTGGATGCCGGGCAGGGCGCGGGCCGGACGGCGGTTTTTGTATCACCTGCGTGAAACATCGCAGCTATTGCTTGCGTTGTAACAGGGTGGTTGGCACCATATCTGTGCGAGGCTTTTACTGACGGAGTCGTTTTTGGGCATCAGCGCTCTGACCCCCCCGACGGACTCGGACGGCGTGCACGAGACGCTTCTCGAGTTCCCCGACAACCGCCTTCTGATCGACCTCTGCGGCGAATTCGACCGCAACCTCGCCCAGATCGAGCACAAGCTCGGCGTGCATATTCTGAGGCGTGGCAACCAGTTGGCCGTCGTCGGCGAGGGCGGGCCGCGGGGGCATGCGGCGACCGTGCTCCAGCAGCTTTACGCCCGGCTCGAAGCGGGCAAGGAGCTGGATGCCGGCGACGTGGACGGGGCGATCCGGCTGGGCGATTCCGGCGACGGGACCGGCTCGCATCCCGGCGACCAGCTGGAGATGTTCCAGGGCGGGCGGGTCGAGATCCACACCCGCAAGAAGCTGATCGAGCCGCGCACCGAGGCACAAAAGGCTTACGTCCGAGCGCTTTACGAAAACGAGCTCGCCTTCGGCATCGGCCCGGCGGGCACCGGCAAGACCTATCTCGCGGTCGCCGTCGCGGTGAACATGTTCATCGGCGGCCATGTCGACCGGATCGTCCTCAGCCGTCCCGCGGTCGAGGCGGGGGAGCGCCTCGGCTTCCTGCCCGGCGACATGAAGGACAAGGTCGATCCCTACATGCAGCCGCTCTACGATGCGCTGAACGATTTCCTGCCCGGCAAGCAGGTCACCAAGCTGATCGAGGAAAAGCGCATCGAGATCGCGCCCCTGGCCTTCATGCGCGGGCGGACGCTGGCGAACGCCTTCGTGGTGCTGGACGAGGCGCAGAACGCGACCACGATGCAGATGAAGATGTTCCTCACCCGGCTGGGCGAAGGCTCGCGCATGGTGGTGACGGGGGACCGCAGCCAGGTGGACCTGCCGCGCGGCGTGGCCAGCGGCCTGAGCGATGCGGAGCGGCTGCTGTCGGGGATCGAGAACATCTCGTTCAACTACTTCACTTCGCGGGACGTGGTGCGCCACCCGCTGGTGGCGAAGATCATCGAAGCCTACGACGCCGACGAGGCCGGCGGCTAGCGCCGGCAGCCGTCCGGGGCGCGCAAGGCGGGCTCCGGCCGGCAGGCGGCCGGTCTGTCACGCCTCGCCAAGCCAGCCCCGCGGATTCGTCTCGGCGATCTGGCGGAAATGCGCCTCGCCCAAGGCGTCGCGCAGCCCGATCGACACCGCCTTTTCGGACAGTTTCTCCTGGCGGGTCATGTAGAAGTCCGAGCCGAAGAGAATCCGGGTGCGCAACACCGGGTCCTCCATGAACAGCCGCAGGAGTGGCAGGTAGGCGGCGAACTTGAAGATCGTGTAGGAGATGTCGGTGTAGAGGTTGGGGTAGTCTCCGCTTCGGATCATGTCGACGATCAGCGAGAGCCAGTTCGTGGTGCGGGCCTCGGGGTCCTCGGGGTCGAAGCCGTCGGTCAGGTAGGCTTTCCAGTCCTGGTCGCCGCCGAAATGCGCGAGGCACAGCTTCAACCCGGGAAAGGCTTCCATCACGGGGATGTAGGCGCGCGGGTCGGTCACGCGGTCGGCCCGTGCCTGGGACCAGCGCTTGTGGCGCACGCCACCCCTGGAGCAGTGCGTCATCACCGGCAGGCCCCGCTCGGTGCAGAGCGGATAGACCTCGCGCATCAGCACGTCGTCCGTCGGTGCATAGCCGAGCTTGGTATAGAGTTTCACGCCGCGGAAGCCGTAGTCGTCGATGCA
This genomic window from Rhodovulum sp. ES.010 contains:
- the fabB gene encoding beta-ketoacyl-ACP synthase I; this translates as MRRVVITGLGIVSPIGNTVAEVEASLRAGRSGIRFEENYAENGFRSQVAGIPQIDLEALIDKRQLRFMGSGAAYNYIAMDQAIADSGLEEADVSNPRTGLIMGSGGPSTSNFFTAHQIVKEKGSPKRMGPFMVTRCMSSTNSACLATPFRIKGVNYSITSACSTSAHCIGNAAELIQMGKQDIIFAGGGEEVDWTLSCLFDAMNAMSSKYNDTPETASRPFDATRDGFVIAGGGGTVVLEELEHAKARGAKIYAEVTGYGATSDGYDMVAPSGEGGERSMRLAVDTLPEGRRIDYINAHGTSTVAGDVVEVKAVRDVFGEDAMPPIASTKSLTGHSLGATGVHEAIYSLIMMEKGFIAASANITELDPEIREGEIVTELREGLEIDSVLSNSFGFGGTNATLVMSKYQG
- the fabA gene encoding bifunctional 3-hydroxydecanoyl-ACP dehydratase/trans-2-decenoyl-ACP isomerase, which gives rise to MTDYPTSFDKEALLQCARGELFGPGNAQLPEPPMLMVDRITDISGDGGPHGKGHVVAEFDIHPDLWFFQCHFPGNPIMPGCLGLDGLWQLSGFNLGWRGWPGRGYALGVGEVKLTGMVRPDRKMLTYYVDFTKAVQTRRLTMGVADGRVEADGETIYQVRDMKVALSES
- the irr gene encoding Fur family transcriptional regulator Irr, giving the protein MVHLNEHPTHPDAIQRSSHWLSRAGLRPTRQRVSLAALLIGDGQNRHVTAESLYAASCGTGEKVSLATVYNTLRAFCEAGLMQEVVVDGTKSYFDTRVDDHPHFFWEDEGRLTDAPSGEMEIARLPEPPAGSEISKVDVVIRLRRV
- a CDS encoding DUF2238 domain-containing protein, producing MVLNVKPAEWAVLGFTLAYIAGFAAWFFAQGNVEFIWYVLTMLAVIGLIGLGLRRAELPPALLWALSLWGLAHMAGGGVPVGESVLYNWVIWPLVGTGEMTVLKYDQVVHAYGFGVTAWLLWHLMTRHYPATRGSWTALAYPAFGAMGLGALNEIVEFIAVLAFPDTNVGGYYNTALDLVFNAAGAVIAVVAIAAFRPR
- the miaB gene encoding tRNA (N6-isopentenyl adenosine(37)-C2)-methylthiotransferase MiaB — translated: MTTPKKLYVKTYGCQMNVYDSERMAEALGASGYVTTDTPEAADMILLNTCHIREKAAEKVYSELGRLKGLKSANPDLKIGVAGCVAQAEGAEILRRQPLVDLVVGPQSYHRLPEMEAKARSGEKALDTDFPEEDKFDRLGGRRKAPRGPTAFLTVQEGCDKFCAFCVVPYTRGAEVSRPASRILDEARDLVDRGVREITLLGQNVNAYHGDGPDGTWGLARLIRELAKIDGLDRLRYTTSHPNDMEDDLIAAHGDCPELMPYLHLPVQSGSDRILKAMNRKHTADQYLRLIERIRAARPDILLSGDFIVGFPGETAEDFEATMALVRAVGYGQCYSFKYSPRPGTPAAERDQLAEDVKSDRLARLQALLNAQQEAAQQAMVGRSVGVLFEKPGRMPGQLVGKSDHLQAVHVEAPEEWLGRIARVEITAAAPNSLAGRLAG
- a CDS encoding PhoH family protein, coding for MGISALTPPTDSDGVHETLLEFPDNRLLIDLCGEFDRNLAQIEHKLGVHILRRGNQLAVVGEGGPRGHAATVLQQLYARLEAGKELDAGDVDGAIRLGDSGDGTGSHPGDQLEMFQGGRVEIHTRKKLIEPRTEAQKAYVRALYENELAFGIGPAGTGKTYLAVAVAVNMFIGGHVDRIVLSRPAVEAGERLGFLPGDMKDKVDPYMQPLYDALNDFLPGKQVTKLIEEKRIEIAPLAFMRGRTLANAFVVLDEAQNATTMQMKMFLTRLGEGSRMVVTGDRSQVDLPRGVASGLSDAERLLSGIENISFNYFTSRDVVRHPLVAKIIEAYDADEAGG
- a CDS encoding amidohydrolase family protein, coding for MAGIEITNCHIHTFTTAHAPRYYPVGVVALFRAMPVLLTALRRAARLQPWQGLYDSVVRLENFHRTGRRLTQRDVFLEVLRYYPRSTRFVVLPMDMAQSGHGPVDADIHAQHRELFELTQDPDYGHRVIPFATIFPGRGGAVDELRRCIDDYGFRGVKLYTKLGYAPTDDVLMREVYPLCTERGLPVMTHCSRGGVRHKRWSQARADRVTDPRAYIPVMEAFPGLKLCLAHFGGDQDWKAYLTDGFDPEDPEARTTNWLSLIVDMIRSGDYPNLYTDISYTIFKFAAYLPLLRLFMEDPVLRTRILFGSDFYMTRQEKLSEKAVSIGLRDALGEAHFRQIAETNPRGWLGEA